Within the Gemmatimonadaceae bacterium genome, the region TGCCTCGTACTGTCTGCCTCTCCACGCCTTCGGCACCTTCGCCGTGCTCAGCGTGAGCCGCCACGCCGCCGCGATGTCCGACAGCCACGAGCACCAGAAGCTCCACCCGCGTTCGGCGTAGCAGCCGCGCAGGGCCCAGAGCATGAAGAGGCGAATGAAGAGCGCGGAGCCGTTCACGAGCAGCAGCGCCTGCCAGAGCATCTCGTTCTGCCCGCCATGTTCGGGCACCACGCCGGCGAGGGCGAAGAGACCGGCGACGAGCAGGAATGGCAGCGGCAGCGCCTGCACGGCCCACACGAGCGCGACATCGAGCCACCGGCGCCAGACCGGCGTGGCGTCCTTGAGATCGAAGCTGCGCCCCCACTCGCGCCACATCTCGGCGAGCGACGTATAGGCGCTCACCTGGATGATCTTCGAGCCGTCGAGAAAGCCAACGCGCGCGCCGTTCGCGGCGAGATGCCGCGCGAGCGTCACGTCGTCGCAGAAGCTCGCCCGCGCCGGCGCATAGCCGCCGTGGCGCACCAGCAGGTCACGACGCGAGACAAAGCACTGCCCGTTGGCGAGCACACGATCCGGCGGCGGCTGCTTGGCGCCGGCGGCGCCGCAGCGATAGACGAGCGTGACGAGCATCGCCGGCTGCACGAAGCGCTCGGTGGGCGTCTGATCGCGAAACTGCGGCGAGAAGCTCGCCACGTCGTAGCGATCCTGCTCCACGGCGTCGACCACGGCGCCCACCAGACCGGGCGCGGGCACGGTATCGGCGTCGATGCCGAGCACCCATTCGCCGCGCGCTTCGCGCAGACCGGTCTCGAGCGCCCACACCTTACCGACCCAGCCGGCCGGGAGGGGATCGTCGGTGATGAGGCGAATGCGCGGGTCGCGGGCGGCCGCCGCTTCCACCAGTTCGCGCGTACCGTCGGTGCTGCGGCTGTCGACGACCAGCACCTCGAGCAGCGGCTCCTGCTGCTGCATCAGCCCCTCGAGGCACGGGCCAATGCGCCGCGCCTCGTTGAGCGTGGCGACAATCACGCTGACCGTGGTGTCACGCCGGGGGGTGGTGCGTGGTGCGATGGGGGGGCGGCGATTGCGCCCCGGCATCAGGCGCGCCAGCAGCACCAGCAACAGCGGCACCTGTACAGCGAGCAGCGCGAGCCCGGCACCACGAAGCACCTCGCTCATTGGGCGCCCTCGCCGGCGGCGTCCGGGCCCGGGATCGCCACGTACTCCCCCGTTTCCGGGATCACGCTCGCGCGCGGCTCGGGCGCGATGGCGGGTTCCGCCAGCGCGAGACGGGCGAGGGCACGAGCCATGTCGCCGAAAATGAAGAGGTGAGCGGGATACATCGCGTACCAGTAAAGGAGTCCGAGCAGCCCGCGCGGGGCGAAGAACGCCGTCTGAATGAGTCGAGTGCCGGGACCTTCGGGCACCGCCGTGAACTGCAGCCAGGCTTGCCCGGGCACCTTGAACTCGGCCCGGAGCCGGAGGATGCGCGGGCGTTCCACCATCTCCACCCGCCAGAAGTCCACCACTTCCCCAAGATACAACCCCTGGGGATCCCGTCGGCCGCGGCGCAGCCCCGGGCCACCCAGCATCCGATCGATAAAACCCCGGAGGCGCCACAGGGAGTTCCAGACGAGCCACCCCTGCTCGCCCCCGATGCGACAGAACGCCCGAAAGACCTGATCGGGGGTGGCCGGCACGTAGATCGTGCGCGTCTCCTCCTTGAGCCCCTCCCGGTCGCGCAGCTCATAGGAATCATCGCCGCTTCCGAGCGCGTCGCTCCAGCGCGACTCGACGAAGTGCTCCTCCACGCGCACGAGCGCCCGCTTCACGGCCCGCCGATACGGCATGGGCGTAATGTCGGGATAGAGCGCCATGGCCTTCTGCGTGTCGGCCAGGACGGGATGGATGATCCCCTCCATCAGCGGCATCGCGAGCCGCTTGGGGATGGGGGTGATCTTGTCGATCCAGAGCGCCGCCATGGCCGGGGTGATCCCCCGCACCGGGAAGACCTTGCGCGGGAGGCCACGCACCTCGGCGTAGCGCTCGATCATCTGTGCGAAGCTCAGCACATCAGCGCCGCCGATCTCCACGATGCCGGCCGCTTCGTGTTCGCGCGCCTGCACCAGATAGGCGAGCACATCGCGCACCGCGATGGGTTGCACCGCGTTCGTGATCCAGCGGGGCGCCACCATGAACGGCAGCCGTTCGGCGAGATAGCGGACCATTTCGAACGACGCCGAGCCCGACCCCACGATGGGGCCGGCGCGGAACTCGGTGGTGGGGAGCCCTTCGCGCAGAATCGCGCCGGTTTCCCCGCGGCTCTGCAGATGCGCACTCACCGACGTGGCGGCGGGCACCAGGCCGCCCAGGTAGATGCAGTGCCGCAGATGGCGCCCGGCGTGCACGAAGTTGCGGGCGGCGATGCGATCGCGGTCGGCGTAGTCGTCGGCGCGCGACATGGAGTGCACGAGGTAGTACGCCTGCTCGACCCCGTCGAGTGCGCGCTCGAGTGACGCGGCGTCGAAGAGATCACCGGCCACGACCTCGACCTCGCGCTCCCACCAGCGCCCGCGGATGCGGCGCGGATCGCGCACCAGAACCCGGACCGGCACGCCGCGCTCCACGAGGCGGCCCGCGAGTCGCCCGCCGATGTACCCCGTGGCGCCGGTCACGAGTACGGTCATCGGGATAAGCTGGCACCGGCACGGTGGCGCCGACAGGGTTTGGCGGATAGGCTCGTGCCATGGTCGCTTCCCTTCCGCCCACGGTGCCGTCCCCGCCGGGCCTCGACACCGCGCTCACCCGACACGCGAAGATCCGGGTGCCGCTCATCTGTGGGCCGATGTACCCCTGCAGCAACCCCGAGCTGGTGGCCGCGGTGAGTGGCGCCGGCGGACTGGGCATCGTGCAGCCCATTTCGCTGACCTATGTGCACGGCCACGACTTTCGCGAGGGGCTGCGCCTCATTGCGCGCCTGAGCGGCGGCGCGCCCTTTGGCTTCAATGCCCTGATTGAAGCCTCGAGCCAGACCTACCACAACCGCATGGTGCGCTGGGTCGAGATTGCGCTCGAGGAAGGGGTGCGGTTCTTCCTCACGTCGCTCGGAAATCCGCGGTGGGTCGCCGATCGTGTGCACGCGGCCGGCGGGGTGGTCTACCACGACATCACCGAGAAGAAGTGGGCGCTCAAGGGGCGCGACGGGGGCGTGGACGGGCTCGTGGCGGTAAATCGCGAAGCGGGGGGGCACACCGGTTCACGCGACCCACGCGCGCTGCTGGATGAGGTGGCCGACCTGGGGCTCCCCGTCGTGGCCGCCGGCGGCGTGGGCAACGCCGAGCAGTTTCGCGCCCTGCTGGCGATGGGCTATGCGGGCGTGCAGCTCGGCACGCGCTTCATCGCCACGACCGAGTGCAACAGCGACCTGCGCTACAAGCAGGCGATCGTGAACGCCACGTCGCGTGATGTGGTGCTCACGGAACGGCTCACAGGGGTCCCGGTGTCCGTGCTGCGCACGCCGTATGTGGAGCGGCTCGGCACCACGGTGGGGCCGCTATCGCGCTGGCTCTTCCGCGGGCGGAAGACCAAGCATTGGATCCGCACGTTCTACGCGCTGCGTTCACTTCGGCAGCTCAAGCAGTCCAGCATCGAGGGCGCCAATGCCGACTATTGGCAGGCCGGCCGCTCAGTCGATGCGATTCACGAGATCCGCCCCGCCGCTGCCATCGTGCAGGAGTTTGCGGCGGCGCTCACCACCTGAGGCAGTGATGTCCCTTCGATCGACACGCACCGCGGTCGCGCTCGCAGTCGCGCTCGCGGCCGCGCTCTGGACCGCACTCGTTGCCAGCACCGCGCACGCCCAACTCCGCCCCCGGGCCACGACGATGGCCGGGCTCCGGGCGCCGATCACGCTGACCCGCGACAGCGCCGGCATCGTCCACATCGAGGCGCAGAACGAGCATGACCTGTTCTTCGCGCAGGGGTACAGTGCGGCGCGCGATCGCCTCTTTCAGCTGGAGTTGTGGCGGCGTCAGGCCACCGGCACGATGGCCGAAGCGCTGGGCCCGCGCTGGGTGGCGCGCGACCGCGCGGCGCGCCTCATGGCATATCGCGGCTCGATGGTCACCGAACTGGCGCATTACCATCCGCGCGGCGCGAGCATCATTCAGGCCTTCGTGGACGGCGTCAATGCGCGCGTGGACGAGGTAAAGGCCGATCCGTCGCTGATGCCGCCGGATCTCGCGGCGCTCGGGATCACGCCGGGGCACTGGACGCCGGCGGTGGTGGTCTCGCGCCACAACGCGCTGGCGAACAACGCCACCGATGAAGCCAGCACCGCGCGCGCCGTGCGGGCGATCGGTGAGGCTGCGGTGGCACGGCGGCGGCGCTTCCTGCCGAATGGTGGCCGCCTCGCGCTCGATTCCGCCGTGGCGCGCCTGCTCGATGGCGTGACCGATGCCACGCTCTTTGCCGACTACAACGGGTCGCGTACGGTGCCCACCTTCCGCGCGACCGAGCTTGACGCGGCGTGGCGCCGCCCGCCGCGGGCCGACTCCGCGGGCACGCGGGATACCACGGTGGAGCGTTGGGAGAGCAACAACTGGGTACTGGCCGGCTCCCGCACGGCGAGCGGCAAGCCGATCGTCGCGAACGATCCACATCGCACGATCAGCGTGCCCAGCCTGCGCTACATGGTGCACCTCAAGGCGCCGGGGTGGAACGTCATCGGCGGCGGCGAGCCGGCGATCCCGGGCGTGGCCATCGGCCACAATGAGGTGGGCGCGTGGGGGCTCACGATCTTTGCCATCGACGCGGAAGATCTGTACGTCTACGAGCTCGATGCGAAGAACGCCGCGTACAAGTATCGCGGCGCGTGGGAACCGATGCGCACGGTCCGCGAGTCGATTCCGGTGAAAGGCGCCGCGCCCAAGACCGCAACGCTGGCCTACACGCGCCATGGTCCGGTGCTGTATGTGGACAGCGCGGCGCATCGCGCGGTGGCGTTGCGCGCGGCATGGCTCGAGCCTGGTGGCGCGCCGTATCTCGCCAGCCTGCGCCTCGACCAGGCGCGCACATGGACCGAAGCGCGCGCCGCCCTGAGCTACGCGCGCATGCCGGCCCTCAACTGGATCTGGGCCGACACGAGCGGCGCGATCGGCTGGCAGACGGCGGGCGTCGCGCCCATCCGGAAGAGCTACGACGGGCTGGTGCCCGTGCCGGGCGACGGGCGGTTCGAATGGGCGGGGCTCCTGCCCATTCCGCAGCTGCCGCACGAAACGAATCCCACGCGCGGATACGTCGGCACCGCCAACGCGTTCAATGTGGCGCGCGACTACACGCACTTCGACGCCATCGGCATCGGCACCTGGGCAGAATCGTTCCGGCACGATCGGCTGCAGGAAGTGCTCGACACCACGAAGCAGGCCACGATTCCGCGCATGGCCGCGTTGCAGCACGACGAAACCCCGATCGCGGCACGCAAGCTGGTGCCGCTGATCAAGGACATCGAGCTGACCTCGCCCCTCGCCAAGGCCGCGCGCGATACGCTGCTGGCGTGGGACGGCGTGCTGCGCATCAGTTCGCGCGGCGCCGCGATCTATGCCGCCTGGGAACGCCGCCTGTCGAGCCACACGGCCGACATGGTGCTCCCGCTTTCGGTGCGCCCGCTTCTCCGCACCGTGCCGCTCAGCCGCACGATCGACTGGCTCACCACCCCCGATACGATTCTGGGCGAGCGCCCGACCGATGCGCGCAACT harbors:
- a CDS encoding nitronate monooxygenase, which translates into the protein MVASLPPTVPSPPGLDTALTRHAKIRVPLICGPMYPCSNPELVAAVSGAGGLGIVQPISLTYVHGHDFREGLRLIARLSGGAPFGFNALIEASSQTYHNRMVRWVEIALEEGVRFFLTSLGNPRWVADRVHAAGGVVYHDITEKKWALKGRDGGVDGLVAVNREAGGHTGSRDPRALLDEVADLGLPVVAAGGVGNAEQFRALLAMGYAGVQLGTRFIATTECNSDLRYKQAIVNATSRDVVLTERLTGVPVSVLRTPYVERLGTTVGPLSRWLFRGRKTKHWIRTFYALRSLRQLKQSSIEGANADYWQAGRSVDAIHEIRPAAAIVQEFAAALTT
- a CDS encoding penicillin acylase family protein → MSLRSTRTAVALAVALAAALWTALVASTAHAQLRPRATTMAGLRAPITLTRDSAGIVHIEAQNEHDLFFAQGYSAARDRLFQLELWRRQATGTMAEALGPRWVARDRAARLMAYRGSMVTELAHYHPRGASIIQAFVDGVNARVDEVKADPSLMPPDLAALGITPGHWTPAVVVSRHNALANNATDEASTARAVRAIGEAAVARRRRFLPNGGRLALDSAVARLLDGVTDATLFADYNGSRTVPTFRATELDAAWRRPPRADSAGTRDTTVERWESNNWVLAGSRTASGKPIVANDPHRTISVPSLRYMVHLKAPGWNVIGGGEPAIPGVAIGHNEVGAWGLTIFAIDAEDLYVYELDAKNAAYKYRGAWEPMRTVRESIPVKGAAPKTATLAYTRHGPVLYVDSAAHRAVALRAAWLEPGGAPYLASLRLDQARTWTEARAALSYARMPALNWIWADTSGAIGWQTAGVAPIRKSYDGLVPVPGDGRFEWAGLLPIPQLPHETNPTRGYVGTANAFNVARDYTHFDAIGIGTWAESFRHDRLQEVLDTTKQATIPRMAALQHDETPIAARKLVPLIKDIELTSPLAKAARDTLLAWDGVLRISSRGAAIYAAWERRLSSHTADMVLPLSVRPLLRTVPLSRTIDWLTTPDTILGERPTDARNFILFRAFNEAMTDLRNRFGADLATWRYGDPKFHYVRIAHPLDNVVNDSLRRVLSPGPLARGGYANTLNATGNSDNQTAGASFRVVMDLANWDAAIATNTPGQSGDPRSPFYANLFPLWAKGEYVPLPFSAAAIRARSVEIVTLSPAR
- a CDS encoding glycosyltransferase translates to MSEVLRGAGLALLAVQVPLLLVLLARLMPGRNRRPPIAPRTTPRRDTTVSVIVATLNEARRIGPCLEGLMQQQEPLLEVLVVDSRSTDGTRELVEAAAARDPRIRLITDDPLPAGWVGKVWALETGLREARGEWVLGIDADTVPAPGLVGAVVDAVEQDRYDVASFSPQFRDQTPTERFVQPAMLVTLVYRCGAAGAKQPPPDRVLANGQCFVSRRDLLVRHGGYAPARASFCDDVTLARHLAANGARVGFLDGSKIIQVSAYTSLAEMWREWGRSFDLKDATPVWRRWLDVALVWAVQALPLPFLLVAGLFALAGVVPEHGGQNEMLWQALLLVNGSALFIRLFMLWALRGCYAERGWSFWCSWLSDIAAAWRLTLSTAKVPKAWRGRQYEALA
- a CDS encoding SDR family oxidoreductase produces the protein MTVLVTGATGYIGGRLAGRLVERGVPVRVLVRDPRRIRGRWWEREVEVVAGDLFDAASLERALDGVEQAYYLVHSMSRADDYADRDRIAARNFVHAGRHLRHCIYLGGLVPAATSVSAHLQSRGETGAILREGLPTTEFRAGPIVGSGSASFEMVRYLAERLPFMVAPRWITNAVQPIAVRDVLAYLVQAREHEAAGIVEIGGADVLSFAQMIERYAEVRGLPRKVFPVRGITPAMAALWIDKITPIPKRLAMPLMEGIIHPVLADTQKAMALYPDITPMPYRRAVKRALVRVEEHFVESRWSDALGSGDDSYELRDREGLKEETRTIYVPATPDQVFRAFCRIGGEQGWLVWNSLWRLRGFIDRMLGGPGLRRGRRDPQGLYLGEVVDFWRVEMVERPRILRLRAEFKVPGQAWLQFTAVPEGPGTRLIQTAFFAPRGLLGLLYWYAMYPAHLFIFGDMARALARLALAEPAIAPEPRASVIPETGEYVAIPGPDAAGEGAQ